A single window of Sporosarcina sp. FSL W7-1349 DNA harbors:
- a CDS encoding polyhydroxyalkanoate biosynthesis repressor PhaR: MSQTLQFDPFAMWKTIYEQTEANWNDAIQQSMKKESFSEGMGETLNYYLQFQELAKKMTESYLKQANMPTRGELADVASLIINLEEKVDNLDDRFDEEIAKLDAAKEIAQLRRVVSNLDKKLDLVMEAVEKMNQQKAEPSTPAAAEAQPKK; encoded by the coding sequence TTGTCACAGACACTACAATTTGACCCGTTCGCCATGTGGAAAACGATTTATGAACAAACAGAAGCCAATTGGAATGATGCCATCCAGCAATCGATGAAAAAAGAATCCTTCTCGGAAGGGATGGGTGAAACTCTAAATTATTATTTGCAATTTCAGGAACTGGCTAAAAAAATGACGGAATCTTATTTAAAACAGGCCAATATGCCAACGCGCGGGGAACTCGCGGATGTGGCATCGCTGATCATCAATTTGGAAGAGAAAGTCGATAATTTGGATGATCGTTTCGACGAGGAAATCGCTAAATTGGATGCAGCGAAAGAAATTGCCCAATTGCGAAGAGTCGTATCCAACCTTGATAAGAAACTCGATCTTGTCATGGAAGCGGTGGAAAAGATGAATCAGCAAAAAGCTGAGCCATCCACTCCAGCTGCTGCAGAAGCGCAACCGAAGAAATAA
- a CDS encoding sigma-70 family RNA polymerase sigma factor, whose product MEQIQIEKIIDEHGEHLIRLAYFYVRDRETAKDIVQEVFITLYEKVDYEEQGKLRAYLTTMTANRCKDHLRSWSFRNLQFNKDWMERIHIQQDPLILQEEKADIAIAILELPIKYREIILFYYYEECTMKEIAQLLGISENTVKTRMTKARKLLKKELQSDYWEVLSIE is encoded by the coding sequence ATGGAGCAAATACAGATAGAGAAAATCATCGATGAGCATGGGGAGCATTTGATTCGGCTGGCGTATTTCTACGTCCGCGACCGGGAAACCGCGAAGGACATCGTACAGGAAGTGTTCATCACGTTATATGAAAAAGTGGATTACGAAGAACAGGGAAAATTGCGGGCCTATTTGACAACGATGACCGCAAACCGCTGCAAGGATCATTTACGCAGCTGGTCATTCCGTAACTTACAATTCAATAAGGATTGGATGGAACGAATACATATCCAGCAAGATCCGCTGATTTTGCAAGAAGAGAAAGCGGATATCGCAATTGCCATCTTGGAGCTGCCCATCAAATACCGGGAAATCATCCTGTTTTACTACTACGAGGAGTGCACGATGAAAGAAATCGCCCAACTCCTCGGCATTTCGGAAAATACGGTGAAAACGAGAATGACAAAGGCGCGGAAATTACTGAAGAAAGAACTGCAATCCGATTATTGGGAGGTGCTTTCCATTGAATGA
- the phaQ gene encoding poly-beta-hydroxybutyrate-responsive repressor: MEKSPDSNKNEKSVNLGTPKNFLIPLMLLHLRDWNSHGYELMQKISQFGVDSLDQGNFYRILRQLEKDAMVTSEWDTESGGPAKRIYSITKAGEQYLELWAGSLGHYQKMLDQFFSLYNPFFPTYSRKEKDEEPDNE; the protein is encoded by the coding sequence ATGGAAAAATCACCCGACTCGAACAAAAATGAAAAAAGTGTGAATTTGGGGACGCCTAAAAATTTCCTCATTCCTTTAATGCTTCTTCATTTACGTGATTGGAATTCACATGGCTATGAATTGATGCAAAAAATTTCCCAATTCGGGGTCGATTCATTGGATCAAGGTAATTTTTATAGAATTCTTCGTCAACTGGAAAAGGACGCGATGGTGACTTCCGAATGGGACACGGAATCCGGGGGCCCAGCAAAACGGATTTATTCCATCACGAAAGCCGGAGAACAGTACTTGGAACTGTGGGCAGGTTCCTTGGGTCATTACCAGAAAATGCTGGACCAGTTCTTCAGCCTGTACAATCCTTTTTTCCCAACTTATTCCCGGAAGGAAAAAGACGAGGAACCGGACAACGAGTGA
- a CDS encoding MaoC family dehydratase: MPTYDEIRIGDRASFTKTVSEYDVYQFAGVTGDFNPIHVDAEYAKNSVFKERIAHGILTAGFISNVLAMQLPGRDTIYLSQNLAFLAPVKIGDTVTAEVEVLEKKDSKRIIRLRTIVKNQRDELVLEGEAVVMK, translated from the coding sequence GTGCCTACGTATGATGAAATCAGAATTGGCGATCGAGCCAGTTTCACAAAAACCGTTTCAGAGTATGACGTCTACCAGTTTGCCGGGGTGACTGGCGATTTCAACCCGATCCATGTCGATGCCGAATATGCTAAGAATTCAGTGTTCAAAGAGCGCATCGCCCATGGAATCCTGACAGCCGGATTCATTTCCAATGTGTTGGCGATGCAGCTTCCGGGCAGAGATACGATCTACCTATCCCAAAATCTGGCGTTTCTAGCTCCGGTGAAAATCGGCGATACGGTTACGGCAGAAGTGGAGGTACTGGAAAAGAAAGATTCCAAGCGGATCATCCGGCTCCGGACCATTGTCAAAAACCAACGGGATGAACTCGTCCTCGAAGGAGAGGCCGTTGTTATGAAATAG
- the asd gene encoding archaetidylserine decarboxylase (Phosphatidylserine decarboxylase is synthesized as a single chain precursor. Generation of the pyruvoyl active site from a Ser is coupled to cleavage of a Gly-Ser bond between the larger (beta) and smaller (alpha chains). It is an integral membrane protein.), translating into MVQRKLFKAFVELTGRPLSSSILKTFTRSGISRPLIQPFSRYFEINEKEMERPLNTYDSLNSFFTRNLKEGSRVINPSPDTLVSPVDGIVNGMGTVNEDREFYIKGQPYQLADIFGSQQKADRYAGGFFYILYLSPSHYHHFHYPFDGDIISRYALGNVSYPVNELGLQLGDRPFATNYRLISEMETNYGNMAIVKVGALNVNSVQIRNASKIAVKGEEFGHFSFGSTVILFLEPRSDFRPLIQDRTDVKVGQPIGRWAPKA; encoded by the coding sequence ATGGTCCAACGAAAACTGTTCAAAGCATTTGTGGAGCTAACTGGTCGTCCGCTCTCCTCTTCCATCTTGAAAACCTTCACTCGATCGGGTATAAGCCGCCCGCTCATCCAGCCCTTCTCCCGCTATTTTGAAATTAACGAGAAAGAGATGGAACGGCCACTCAATACGTATGATTCACTGAATTCTTTCTTTACGCGAAATTTGAAAGAGGGCAGCAGGGTGATCAATCCTTCGCCGGACACGTTAGTTTCCCCTGTCGACGGCATCGTCAATGGAATGGGCACCGTCAATGAAGACCGAGAGTTCTATATTAAAGGCCAGCCGTATCAGCTAGCCGATATTTTCGGAAGCCAGCAAAAGGCGGACCGCTATGCTGGCGGGTTTTTCTACATCCTCTATCTGTCGCCCAGCCATTATCATCATTTCCATTACCCATTCGATGGCGACATCATTTCCCGCTATGCACTCGGCAATGTGTCCTATCCGGTGAATGAGCTCGGTCTTCAGTTGGGGGATCGGCCGTTTGCGACGAACTACCGGCTAATTTCTGAAATGGAAACGAATTACGGTAATATGGCAATCGTGAAAGTCGGCGCATTGAATGTCAATAGCGTCCAAATCCGGAATGCTTCCAAAATTGCCGTGAAAGGGGAAGAGTTCGGCCATTTTTCTTTCGGTTCGACGGTCATCCTTTTTCTCGAACCGCGTTCTGATTTCCGACCGCTCATCCAAGACAGGACAGATGTAAAGGTAGGCCAACCGATTGGCCGTTGGGCGCCGAAGGCTTGA
- the pssA gene encoding CDP-diacylglycerol--serine O-phosphatidyltransferase — protein sequence MFLQKAWDLYLPKMKMQLANAITLTNLSFGIIAIILIINDLSHKSLVFIFLAALFDRFDGMAARHFHAESQFGKELDSLCDLVSFGIAPALLIYKLAFSAMLWVGIAVTIFYILAGAVRLARYNVKEFDGAFRGLPITAAGVLLTLSYFIYPYVQDGVLILFMLLLSFLMISNVHIAKV from the coding sequence ATGTTTTTACAAAAAGCATGGGATCTTTATTTACCAAAAATGAAGATGCAGTTGGCGAATGCCATTACACTCACCAACCTCAGTTTCGGAATCATAGCTATTATACTAATAATCAACGACCTTAGCCACAAGAGCCTTGTTTTCATCTTTCTGGCGGCGCTGTTCGACCGTTTCGATGGCATGGCAGCGAGACACTTCCATGCAGAATCCCAGTTTGGCAAGGAGCTTGACTCGTTATGTGATCTCGTTTCATTCGGTATTGCCCCAGCCTTGCTCATATACAAGCTGGCCTTTTCCGCCATGCTCTGGGTCGGTATTGCAGTGACCATCTTTTACATTTTGGCAGGGGCTGTCCGCCTTGCACGCTACAATGTGAAAGAATTCGATGGCGCGTTCCGCGGATTGCCGATCACCGCAGCAGGTGTCCTGCTGACGCTGAGCTATTTCATCTATCCGTACGTCCAAGACGGCGTGCTCATACTCTTTATGCTGCTATTATCCTTTTTGATGATCAGCAATGTCCACATTGCGAAAGTGTGA
- a CDS encoding electron transfer flavoprotein subunit alpha/FixB family protein, with the protein MSKKVVVLGEAREGALRNVSFEAIAAAKTVSGGGEVVGVLFGDSVQSLAEEMIHYGADRVVTVEHPHLKQYTSDGYGQAFLAVYELEKPEAIVFGHTALGKDLSPKIASKLESGLISDVTAIEGEGDAAAFIRPIYSGKAFEKVKNKEGLLFVTIRPNNIAPLDHDASRTGDVSSVSVEIANLRSVISEVVRKASEGVDLSEAKVVVAGGRSVKSAEGFEPLQQLANLLGGAVGASRGACDADYCDYSLQIGQTGKVVTPDLYIAAGISGAIQHMAGMSNSKIIVAINKDPEANIFKVADYGIVGDLFEVIPMLIEELEKANVAV; encoded by the coding sequence ATGTCTAAAAAAGTGGTAGTACTGGGAGAAGCAAGAGAAGGTGCTTTGCGTAACGTATCATTCGAGGCGATTGCAGCCGCGAAGACAGTTTCCGGCGGAGGGGAAGTCGTCGGTGTGCTATTTGGCGATTCCGTCCAATCGCTGGCGGAGGAAATGATCCACTACGGTGCGGACCGTGTCGTCACAGTGGAGCATCCGCATCTGAAACAATATACATCGGACGGTTATGGACAAGCGTTCCTGGCAGTCTACGAACTGGAGAAACCGGAAGCGATCGTCTTCGGACATACGGCGCTCGGGAAAGACCTATCTCCGAAAATCGCGAGTAAATTGGAATCCGGCCTGATCTCCGACGTGACGGCGATCGAAGGGGAAGGCGACGCTGCTGCATTCATCCGCCCGATCTATTCCGGTAAAGCATTTGAAAAAGTGAAAAACAAGGAAGGTCTCCTCTTCGTGACGATCCGTCCGAACAACATTGCGCCGCTTGACCATGATGCAAGCCGTACGGGCGATGTCTCTTCCGTTTCGGTCGAAATCGCGAACCTTCGCTCGGTCATCTCGGAAGTCGTCCGCAAGGCGTCGGAAGGCGTGGATCTTTCGGAAGCGAAAGTGGTCGTGGCGGGGGGCCGCAGTGTAAAAAGCGCGGAAGGCTTCGAGCCGCTGCAGCAGCTTGCGAATCTGTTAGGCGGTGCGGTAGGCGCATCCCGTGGGGCATGTGACGCGGACTACTGCGATTACTCTTTGCAAATCGGCCAAACGGGGAAAGTGGTTACACCTGATCTGTACATAGCGGCAGGAATTTCAGGGGCGATCCAACATATGGCAGGGATGTCGAACTCCAAAATCATCGTGGCGATCAACAAAGATCCAGAGGCGAACATCTTCAAAGTGGCGGACTATGGAATTGTCGGCGATCTGTTCGAAGTCATTCCGATGCTGATTGAAGAGCTTGAAAAAGCCAATGTAGCAGTCTAA
- a CDS encoding electron transfer flavoprotein subunit beta/FixA family protein, protein MNIYVLVKRTFDTEEKITVTNGKIAEDGAEFIINPYDEYAIEEAIQLRDAHEGEVTVITIGDEEAEKQLRTALAMGADKAVLINTEDDLDEMDEYTVAKILAEYLKDKEADIILAGNVAIDGGSGQVGPRVAELLGINYVTTITELNVEGTSVKIVRDVEGDSETIETSLPLLVTAQQGLNEPRYPSLPGIMKAKKKPLDELELDDLDIDEDDVEPKTETVEIFLPPQKAAGRVLEGDVADQVKELVNLLRTEAKVI, encoded by the coding sequence ATGAACATTTATGTATTAGTGAAACGGACATTTGATACGGAGGAAAAGATAACGGTTACAAACGGCAAAATCGCGGAAGACGGGGCGGAATTCATCATCAACCCGTACGACGAGTATGCCATCGAGGAAGCGATCCAGCTTCGGGACGCCCATGAAGGGGAAGTGACGGTCATCACGATCGGGGACGAAGAAGCGGAAAAGCAGCTTCGTACAGCACTTGCGATGGGCGCGGACAAAGCGGTCCTCATCAATACAGAAGACGATCTGGATGAAATGGACGAGTATACGGTCGCTAAAATCCTGGCGGAATACTTGAAAGACAAGGAAGCGGACATCATCCTTGCAGGAAACGTCGCAATCGATGGCGGATCCGGCCAAGTCGGCCCGCGTGTTGCGGAACTTCTCGGCATCAATTATGTGACGACGATCACGGAACTCAATGTCGAGGGGACATCCGTCAAAATTGTGCGTGACGTGGAAGGGGACTCGGAAACGATCGAGACATCCTTGCCATTACTTGTGACAGCACAACAAGGTTTGAACGAGCCACGTTACCCATCCTTGCCAGGCATCATGAAGGCGAAGAAGAAGCCGCTAGATGAATTGGAGCTCGACGACCTCGACATCGACGAGGATGACGTGGAACCGAAAACGGAAACCGTCGAAATCTTCCTGCCTCCGCAAAAGGCTGCGGGCCGTGTGTTGGAAGGCGATGTAGCCGATCAAGTGAAGGAGCTTGTCAACTTGCTCCGCACAGAAGCGAAAGTGATCTGA
- a CDS encoding thiolase family protein, whose amino-acid sequence MRNAFIVETVRTAIGKMGGALQNVTVDYLAEAVIRGVLQRIKVEAAVDEVILGQAKQSTDTPNLARLAALRADLPVSVPGYTVHRQCGSGLQAIHNADQQIRLGLADVIIAGGAESMSTAPYYLRNARFGYGAGNGLLLDPNTESQPCSQPIEVYGNLTMGYTAEILAEQYGITREEQDMFALRSQQLAAEAIEEGRFADEIIPFEIKKRKGTVTFQVDEYPRQTTLGQLAKLKPVFKEGGSVTAGNASGRNDGAAAVLLMSEEKMKEYGLTPKAKIIAQAASGVSPEIMGIGPVESTKKALQQCGLSIDDIDLIELNEAFSAQALAVIKELNLDIDKVNVNGGAIALGHPIGATGAILMTKLLYEMQRRNVKYGIITLCIAGGLGITTMVENMQYK is encoded by the coding sequence ATGCGTAACGCATTTATTGTAGAAACGGTCAGAACTGCAATAGGTAAGATGGGAGGGGCCTTGCAAAATGTCACCGTCGATTACTTGGCAGAAGCCGTCATCCGAGGAGTCCTTCAACGGATAAAAGTGGAAGCCGCGGTGGATGAAGTCATTTTGGGTCAGGCAAAACAGAGTACAGATACTCCCAATTTGGCGAGGCTTGCCGCTTTGCGTGCGGATCTACCTGTCAGCGTACCGGGCTATACGGTGCACCGCCAGTGTGGATCAGGCTTGCAGGCAATCCATAATGCGGATCAGCAAATTCGTCTTGGCTTGGCGGATGTCATCATTGCAGGCGGAGCTGAAAGCATGAGCACTGCCCCCTATTATTTGCGAAATGCTCGATTTGGATATGGAGCTGGAAACGGGCTGCTCCTAGATCCGAATACGGAAAGCCAACCGTGTTCCCAACCGATTGAAGTGTACGGCAATCTGACAATGGGATATACCGCGGAAATTCTGGCAGAGCAATACGGCATTACACGTGAAGAACAAGATATGTTCGCTTTGCGCAGCCAGCAGCTTGCAGCGGAAGCAATCGAAGAAGGTCGTTTTGCGGATGAAATCATTCCATTTGAAATAAAAAAACGAAAAGGAACAGTGACGTTTCAAGTGGATGAATATCCGAGACAAACGACACTCGGACAATTGGCAAAGTTGAAACCCGTTTTCAAAGAAGGCGGTTCAGTCACAGCGGGCAATGCGAGTGGACGGAATGACGGAGCTGCCGCCGTGCTGCTCATGTCAGAAGAAAAGATGAAAGAATATGGGCTTACGCCGAAAGCGAAAATCATCGCGCAAGCAGCGAGTGGCGTATCCCCCGAAATCATGGGAATCGGTCCTGTAGAGTCTACCAAAAAAGCTCTTCAGCAGTGTGGATTGTCTATTGATGATATCGATTTGATTGAATTGAACGAAGCATTTTCGGCGCAAGCTTTGGCTGTCATAAAAGAACTTAATCTTGATATCGATAAAGTGAATGTCAATGGAGGTGCCATTGCATTAGGCCATCCGATCGGAGCGACTGGTGCAATCTTGATGACAAAACTATTATACGAGATGCAACGCCGCAATGTGAAATACGGCATCATCACACTCTGTATTGCGGGAGGACTGGGAATTACAACGATGGTGGAAAACATGCAATATAAGTAA
- a CDS encoding 3-hydroxyacyl-CoA dehydrogenase NAD-binding domain-containing protein: MVQITVVGAGVMGRGIAYTCAISGHQVHLNDLHEQSLVNAKEEIEELLKNSYRKGYLSESGYQQAKANLRYNKDLASAVKDADLIIEAVLERIDLKIDLFKKLDFLCKSDTILATNTSTISPTEIGAQTKRPNQVIAMHFFNPVHKMKLVELIRGLETADETVDFVKRICNSLNKEYVEVNEFPGFVTSRMNCLIGNEAMNMLMEGVASARDIDKAMMMGLNHPMGPLELADLVGLDTRLRNMEYLYQTLGEKYRPCPLLVKYVKAGRLGKKSGSGFYDY, translated from the coding sequence ATGGTACAAATAACTGTCGTCGGTGCAGGCGTCATGGGGAGAGGGATTGCTTACACATGTGCAATCTCCGGGCATCAAGTACATTTGAATGACCTTCATGAACAGTCCTTGGTAAATGCCAAGGAAGAGATTGAGGAGTTGTTGAAGAATAGCTATCGGAAAGGATATTTGTCAGAAAGCGGTTATCAGCAGGCAAAAGCAAACTTGAGATATAACAAAGATTTAGCATCCGCTGTTAAGGATGCCGATTTGATCATCGAAGCGGTCCTTGAAAGAATCGATTTGAAGATTGATTTATTTAAAAAATTAGATTTTCTTTGCAAGTCTGATACCATATTGGCGACTAATACATCAACGATTAGCCCAACTGAAATTGGGGCTCAAACAAAACGTCCGAATCAAGTAATTGCCATGCACTTTTTCAATCCAGTTCACAAAATGAAGCTGGTTGAATTAATAAGAGGTTTAGAAACGGCAGATGAAACTGTTGATTTCGTGAAGCGCATTTGCAATTCTTTGAATAAAGAGTACGTTGAAGTAAATGAGTTTCCGGGTTTTGTTACTTCCCGAATGAATTGTTTGATAGGAAACGAAGCGATGAACATGTTGATGGAAGGCGTTGCCTCTGCCAGGGATATTGATAAGGCGATGATGATGGGATTAAATCATCCGATGGGTCCTTTAGAGCTCGCTGACTTGGTAGGTTTGGACACAAGATTACGGAACATGGAATATTTATATCAAACTCTCGGTGAAAAATATAGGCCTTGCCCTCTGCTTGTGAAGTATGTAAAGGCGGGTCGTTTAGGTAAGAAAAGCGGTAGCGGTTTTTATGACTATTAA
- a CDS encoding acetate--CoA ligase family protein produces MNQSSLLHKETENKTPYFLMEHEGTKLLRDLGLPVAESGFAKNEREAMKIANDIGYPVVLKGMSKDIIHKSEAGVVRLNVTNDLDLKREYAAVLANAASFNANASIAGVFVQKMAAKGIELIIGIKKDPIFGHQLVIGAGGTLVEVIQDYALRMMPVTESDIEEMVRELKSYPILKGYRSEAGINEEFLKKICMGLNTLVKLHPHIDELDLNPVIFTQGEATICDVRIAMGHDSDEKGKRRSLTNVDKMLNPKSIAVIGASQDEKKNGGRLFRYLVENKYPGELYPINPKASDIKGYKAYPDLKDVPADIDLACIIVAAPLVPDVLRSCIVKGIKAAIIYSSGFAEIGEEGERLQEEILSIAKEGDIRLLGPNSIGIASPSKQIYTAFGAALESEMKVLGNIGFISQSGAMGSALLSRAWEEGIGFSRWISIANEADLDSSDFVEVLAEDELTKVIAIFMEGLQDATAFEKAVSKARKNEKPVIVFKTGKSEVGKRAVQSHTGSMAGDDAVYTSAFRKYGALRIEHIEDMLDTAIALDVQPLPKGNKIGVITASGGACSVIADLCSAKGMEVPELSTNTMSKIQKLIPPFGSSQNPIDVTAEIIAKPEMFKEVVNALDKDPDISGILIMLTTNADPGASIIARAIIDIYKQSDKPIVVGRLGADSIAPQAMQIYADEKLPVYATPEKAVNIMDYLVKYSELSKSKQ; encoded by the coding sequence ATGAATCAAAGCAGTTTGTTACACAAGGAAACTGAAAATAAAACACCGTATTTCCTGATGGAACATGAAGGTACAAAACTTCTACGGGATTTGGGCTTGCCAGTTGCCGAATCGGGTTTTGCAAAAAATGAACGAGAAGCGATGAAAATTGCGAATGATATAGGTTATCCGGTCGTCCTGAAAGGCATGTCCAAAGACATTATTCATAAATCCGAAGCAGGAGTCGTCCGGTTGAATGTTACGAATGATCTCGATTTAAAAAGGGAATATGCAGCTGTCCTTGCGAATGCCGCTAGCTTTAATGCGAATGCGTCAATAGCAGGTGTGTTTGTGCAGAAGATGGCCGCCAAAGGGATCGAACTTATAATCGGTATTAAAAAAGATCCAATCTTTGGGCATCAGCTTGTCATTGGGGCGGGTGGGACTCTTGTAGAAGTAATTCAGGACTATGCGTTGCGGATGATGCCTGTAACTGAATCGGATATTGAAGAAATGGTAAGGGAATTAAAGAGTTATCCGATTCTGAAAGGCTATCGGAGTGAGGCGGGCATAAATGAAGAGTTTCTTAAGAAAATCTGTATGGGATTGAATACTTTAGTGAAACTGCATCCGCATATTGATGAGTTGGACTTGAATCCCGTCATATTTACTCAAGGCGAAGCAACAATTTGTGATGTCCGAATAGCAATGGGGCATGATTCGGATGAAAAAGGCAAGCGACGTTCCCTTACAAATGTGGATAAAATGCTGAACCCAAAGTCGATTGCAGTTATCGGGGCTTCTCAGGATGAGAAAAAGAACGGAGGAAGATTGTTCCGTTATCTTGTAGAAAATAAATACCCTGGTGAATTATATCCTATCAATCCAAAGGCATCCGATATTAAAGGGTATAAAGCGTATCCCGATTTGAAAGATGTTCCAGCCGATATTGATCTGGCTTGTATTATCGTCGCTGCGCCACTCGTTCCAGATGTTTTACGATCATGTATTGTCAAAGGAATCAAAGCGGCGATCATCTACTCTTCAGGGTTTGCCGAAATCGGGGAAGAGGGGGAACGCCTGCAAGAAGAAATACTCTCCATTGCAAAAGAAGGGGATATCCGCCTCCTTGGCCCCAATTCAATCGGAATCGCGAGCCCATCTAAGCAGATTTACACAGCTTTTGGGGCTGCATTGGAATCGGAAATGAAAGTGCTAGGCAATATTGGCTTTATTTCTCAAAGTGGTGCAATGGGCAGCGCGCTATTGAGTCGAGCTTGGGAAGAAGGAATTGGGTTTAGCAGATGGATAAGCATTGCAAATGAAGCCGACTTGGATAGTTCGGATTTTGTCGAAGTCCTTGCGGAAGATGAACTAACGAAAGTGATCGCGATTTTTATGGAAGGGCTTCAAGATGCGACGGCGTTTGAAAAAGCGGTCAGTAAGGCAAGGAAGAATGAAAAGCCTGTCATTGTATTTAAAACAGGAAAATCAGAAGTAGGAAAAAGAGCTGTTCAATCCCACACGGGGAGTATGGCGGGAGATGATGCCGTTTACACGTCTGCATTCCGTAAATACGGCGCTCTCAGAATCGAGCATATTGAAGACATGCTTGATACAGCCATTGCGCTGGACGTCCAGCCTTTGCCGAAGGGGAATAAAATCGGAGTGATTACGGCTTCCGGCGGTGCGTGTAGTGTTATAGCCGATCTTTGTTCGGCGAAAGGGATGGAAGTGCCTGAGCTATCCACCAATACTATGTCAAAAATACAAAAACTCATCCCTCCTTTCGGGTCTTCCCAAAATCCGATTGATGTCACGGCGGAAATCATTGCAAAGCCTGAAATGTTCAAAGAAGTTGTGAACGCGCTAGATAAAGATCCTGATATTAGCGGCATTCTGATCATGTTGACAACGAATGCCGATCCGGGGGCTTCCATTATTGCCAGAGCCATTATTGATATTTATAAACAAAGTGATAAGCCGATTGTCGTTGGACGGCTCGGTGCAGACTCAATTGCACCTCAAGCTATGCAGATTTACGCAGATGAAAAACTGCCTGTTTACGCTACTCCGGAAAAAGCGGTCAACATTATGGATTATTTAGTGAAATATAGCGAGCTGTCAAAGTCGAAGCAATGA
- a CDS encoding acyl-CoA dehydrogenase family protein — MDFNLTTEQEELRKWAKQLAKEKFGPKAYTWIRDKEVPWENAQILAEQGLMGMTIPEEDGGQGMPLIDAIIVMEEIAKVCPSTADMFQVGNFGAIRQLATFGSKELKGRVLPDILAGKKLISVAMSEPNAGSATTDLETKARIEGDKVIINGSKVFNTHGPHNSYYVVWVRFGEGVKSSGAILVERDSPGFVLGKTETHMSGEEHCALYFEDCEVPVENILIPEDGFRKLFTMFNIERMGNTARSLALAQAAFDLAVEHAKERKQFGKSLAEFQGIQWKVAEMKMKLDAGRLLLYRAATNADKGAPSPLETSIAKAYINVSAFEVAHEAVQIFGGYGYSTDYPLEYIFRRVRGWMIAGGTPEMLKNKIAEDVFEMRFSQRAKQGERSAKDESKQFVTQGN, encoded by the coding sequence ATGGATTTCAATCTTACAACAGAACAGGAAGAACTGAGAAAGTGGGCGAAACAACTGGCCAAGGAGAAATTTGGGCCAAAAGCGTACACGTGGATTCGGGATAAAGAAGTGCCTTGGGAGAATGCTCAGATTTTGGCGGAACAAGGATTGATGGGAATGACCATTCCTGAAGAAGATGGCGGGCAAGGGATGCCGCTCATTGATGCGATTATTGTTATGGAAGAAATCGCGAAGGTCTGCCCGAGTACGGCTGATATGTTTCAAGTAGGGAATTTTGGAGCTATCCGCCAGTTAGCTACATTTGGCTCCAAAGAGCTGAAAGGTCGGGTGCTGCCAGATATTCTTGCCGGGAAAAAATTGATTTCTGTTGCTATGTCAGAACCAAATGCAGGATCGGCAACTACGGATCTGGAAACAAAGGCGCGTATCGAAGGAGATAAGGTGATCATCAATGGATCGAAAGTGTTCAATACACACGGACCTCATAATAGCTATTATGTCGTATGGGTCCGTTTCGGTGAAGGGGTCAAATCATCAGGCGCTATTTTAGTTGAGAGGGATTCACCCGGTTTTGTTTTAGGAAAAACAGAAACTCATATGTCAGGGGAAGAGCATTGTGCTCTTTACTTTGAAGATTGTGAGGTTCCGGTGGAGAATATTTTAATACCTGAAGACGGTTTCCGTAAGCTGTTCACAATGTTCAATATCGAACGGATGGGGAACACCGCACGTTCTCTAGCTTTGGCGCAGGCGGCATTCGACCTTGCTGTGGAGCATGCCAAAGAGAGGAAACAATTCGGAAAGTCCTTAGCAGAATTCCAAGGGATTCAATGGAAGGTCGCTGAGATGAAAATGAAGTTGGACGCGGGAAGATTGCTTCTGTATCGCGCGGCAACAAATGCGGATAAAGGGGCACCAAGCCCACTCGAAACATCGATCGCCAAAGCTTACATCAACGTCTCGGCTTTCGAAGTGGCCCATGAGGCGGTACAAATTTTCGGAGGATACGGCTATTCCACGGATTATCCGTTGGAGTACATCTTCAGAAGAGTACGAGGTTGGATGATTGCTGGGGGAACTCCTGAAATGTTGAAGAACAAAATAGCAGAAGACGTATTTGAAATGCGTTTCAGCCAGAGAGCAAAACAAGGGGAGAGGAGTGCCAAGGATGAATCAAAGCAGTTTGTTACACAAGGAAACTGA